The genome window CCCAAGAGGAAAACGAAGAAGTCTTGTTTCTTCGTGAAGAGGAGCCAATATCTAACCACGAAATACACGAGGCAAACGGGGCTGGCAATACAGCAGCTTCCAGTTCCTCAGCGCCAACAGACGTGCTCTCGCCGCTCTCTGACTCTTTCGATTCATCAAATTCCATCATCCATTCTAGCAACCAATCTGAGCCCCTGGAAACATCGTGCGACAAAGCGGCAGAAATACTTGTCGAATTTCACAGCCATACAGACCCATCGTGGGCCCGTTCCGCACTGGGGTGTCATGGGGATGACAGCTGCTCTGTTAAAAACACCAAGATCTTTCAGCTCATGGATCACATTCACTAGACGCATATCGACATCAAGGTGGATTCTTTCTAGTATAAAGACTACTAGAAGCAAAATATTATTATTCGATTCCCAGACTCCACATGGAGAAGCCTGGGCGTGACTGGATAATCTATTTATGAAAGTCCATAGAAGCATTGAGACCTTATCCCCGAAGGCGCAGATCAGTGAAAGCTTGGCTCTCACCCCTTTACTTCCAACCCCATCTGTTGGCCATCCAGCGCACGGCATACACCAAGCCTACCAAGACTGGGACTTCGATGAGCGGACCAACGGTGGATGCCAGCGCCTGGTCGCTGTTGGGGCCAAAAGTCGCGACCGCCACGGCGATAGCTAACTCAAAGTTGTTGCTTGCAGCAGTAAAGCTCTGGGTAACTACCATGGAGAACCGGAAGCCAAGCAATCTGCTGACCCACAAAGtaacgaagaagatgagcacGAAATACACTACCAATGGGGCTGCTACCCGGACGACCGATACAATCTGGTGAACAACCTGTCTCCCTTGGGATGCGAACAGAACCAGAATAGTATAGAGTAGGCCGAGGAGAGACCAGGGTGCGAGAAATCTGATAAAGGTCCTCTCATACCAATCAGGTCCAGCGACCTTGCGCAGGGTGATCCGCGTTATGACAGCTGCTCCAAGCGGGATGCCCAGGAAAACAGCCACACTTATAGCAACAACGCTATAGGATATATCAATCGTACCGGATTCGTGGCTGATAATgcggatgaagaagacggccATTGGGGCGAAGAGGACCATCTGGAGTATCGAGTTAACAGCGACAAGGATTGCACAGTATTCGTCGTTGCCGCCAGCTAGGCCGTTCCAAATAAGAACCTAAATGCGAGGTGTCAGTATGGTTTATACGCGCCTAAAAGGGACAGATGAACGAACCATGGCAATACATCTCCCAAGACCCACGAGAATAAGACCGGCGCGAAGCTCCGACTTGTCGGGGAGAAACGCCCAGGCCAGGGCAAGCTAAGTGGAAAAAGTGTCAGTATGCTCTCTGTGAAGGGAGACGTACCGGAGGGGAGGGGAATTTACCATGAGGAATGGAGCAATGATccagttgatgaagatgctaAAGCAGATCTGCTTCCACATATCCCTGTGGGAAAAGAGTTCGTGGAGCCATTCATATCGCACTTTGCAGAGGATAGGATACATCATAACAAGTAAACCGACAGCTGGCCCAAGGGTCAGTTTTCAAGGATCAAAAGTTCCAGACTTTGGGGCAGGGAACATACCAATAGGTACCGAAACACCGACAAATTTACCCTTCTGCAAGGCTGGGCCCGTCTCGGGAACAAAGTTGCCCAGGATTATACCAATGGACATTGCCAGGAATATCCAGATGGCTAGGTAGCGATCCAGAATACCTAGTCCCTTGAGGGCAGACAGTTGCTTCTCTTGCGGCTCGTGGCTCACGCTCGCAGCTGTGGCCTCAGAATCTTGGCCAGCCTGTCTAGTGCCTCCATTACTTGAGTCTGTGCGAGGTGTATTAGAAGGCTTGGGCTCGTGGCTACTCAGCCCGTTGTTCATCTCCTgtgtcatgatgaaggcGGCGGTAGACTGTGCGTGGTGGTTGAGTGTGGCTCTGAGACCACCAGCAGCCGTCGATTCGAGCACGATCTTATATGTGAATTTTCGCCGCGTCCATGGGATTCTCCATGTTGATGCAAGTCGTGAAGCACAAGAACGATCGCTGCTGGAAAAGCCGCGTTGGGCCAATCGCAGCGTCGGCCTGACACAGTCCCTACTAGTTGAATTTGCTTAGTGGGTTGCAGAAACTGGCATGTGAGTCCCTGTACTCCATAGTCTGTAATCCATTCCAAATTGATCAATCACGCTTCGGGTCTGACAGAGCCCCAAGACAAGAACCCCACTTAATCTTAGCCCCGGGTAGTACCTGGTCTCCACTGGGTATGACACAGTACCGACCATATCTTAGTGCGTGGAGATTGCCTGTGGTCTTCTCCGCTTAGTTAAAGGGCTGCATACTGAGAAACACCGTCTCTCCCCCCTCCAAGACGTGATGACCCTCACAACATATTTCGGAATACTAAAGACTCGTCCTTGCTCCCATTTCGTCTTCCAAAAGGTCAAACGCGTCTGCTCGTCCAAGATGGCCTCTACCGATGCCGCCACGCCTTGGCACGCCGCCTACCCTCCTCCACTCAACAAGACCCCCCCAGCCACGACACGCCAGGCTgccttggagatgatgaaggactGCAAGAATATCGCTGGCAAGGATTACGTTCTCATTGATCTCCGCCGAACAGATCACGAGGTAGCACCTATATTCCGCAGTTTTTGAAATTCATGACACTTAATAAAAGCACAAACTCATTCATTCTGCCATCCAGGGCGGTACCATTCGCGGATCCATCAATCTGCCGGCACAGAGCCTCTACCCGATGATAGAAACCCTCTACACCATGTTCAAATCGGCAGGGGTTCAAAAGACCATCTGGTATTGCTGTGCGTCTTGATCCATCCCTTCCCAGATCGAGGCATCAATAAAACGGACGTACTAACTCCTCCAGCATCCTCTCGCGGCCGGGGCACGCGCGCAGCCGGGTGGTTCCAGGATCATATCGACAAGCAAGGAGATAGCCATATGGAAAGCGCGATTCTGTATGAAGGCATTACCGGCTGGGCCAAAGCCGGTGGCGAGTTCGTTGAGTGGATGGATGAGTACGATGCGACTGTCTGGAATAGTAAATAGCCAGTATCAAGGAGTAGTTGTACCTGACGGCCAAAGGACAATGAACCACGGCAGCTTGAACTAATAGCAGCTCTGCGACCTGCTAGACAGCCATGACGAATATTTGCGCCAGAAGTTACATAGTCTAATAAATATATCAAGAACAGTTGCTTCATAAACAGCTACTATCCTCGGGGAAGCAGTCAAGAACCTCACCGGGGAGGAAGAATAGTTGTGTCTCAAACATAGAAAACCGAAGACCAGTTCCACCAAGATATAAAGACAGCCTTTGTGGGAGGTCTAGAGGAAGTATTGTTAATTTTTCTGGTGCTCATTTCCCGGAGAATGTTGATGAGGGTTTGCAAAGGGATTCTTGGTTCGCTTCTGAGTAGGCCACCGCCACCTCACACGTTAGGACGGAAAGAGTGAGTTACAATCAGAAAGTCTTGGAGATTCATATTAATATAGGGAAGATCGAATGGTATATCCTTGCTGCAAGGGGGAGAACCTGAGGCGCGATCGTGATGAGCGATAGACATATCCCGAGATATTATACAGACGGCCATCTTCAGTTCGAAGACGAGCTGTGGGTACCAGACGCTGTGGTTACACGTACTCATCCTATCAAAATCAAGATCAACCGTGTTCTGGAAAGTGATCTGAGTTCAGTAAGTAAGTCATTATTCAAGAAGATTCGAGGTATTGACGGCAGGAAATGGTGGAAGGTTAAGTATGATCTTGTCATTTTTACTAGAGAGGCTGCTATGAAGTTCTGGTTAGAGTTTGATGGAAAGGAGGCTGGAGCAGTCCTTGCGAGGTGTGATTAGCGAGTTTACCTCGGTTATTTAGATCGTTATTCTTAAGCATGTGCTCACCAAATGTCGAGGTTTTAAATAATGTATGTCTCTGCAATAATCACCCATGTCTTTCAATATTAAGCAGACAATCGTTTCTCTTCCAGCCATGAAACTGCCCTTCCCTTAAGATACAACCTTAATCTAAAACTGGTTTCCATCCTCGTTGTGCTCCATATGGACCTGTACATGACCCCATCCCTCCACGCCTTGAAGcatgttcttgatatcaGCGACGACCTCGTGCCAACCTGTCTCGTCCGAACCAAAGTCCACCGAGATATAGATTATAAGAGGATTGTCTTGGGGATCTGGAACCACTCCGTACTGGAAGAGAGTAAGAAGTGTCAAGCGATCTCTAGTTGCTTGGAATGACTGGAGGAAGTCATGGACTTTAGCACGGACCCAGTCCCAGTTGCCATGGAGGGAGGCGTCGTTGGGCGCGACGAAATAAACCGTCTGCTCAAATTCCGGAGTGACGATCTCGACATGGATATCGCCTTCGCTGATATACGATGCTTTGAACAACTCAGCCAAACTCACAATCATCTCTTGCGCGGCTTTCTCCCAGGTAGGTGTCTTTTCAGAAGACCATGGTGCAACAACTAGGAGCGTTGGTGTTCCACTTCGCATCTTGAGTGAATCTGATCGTCCATATCTTCGATGGGCAGAAGGTTatgcttcttggcgatggcATGTGCGTTTGGGTTAATACCTTGCGAAATCTGTTGCATAGGGGCGGGGAGACTAGCATCTGAGATTTCTAGAGGCAGTCTGCGAAGTTTTGGCCACGCTACTCGCTTCCACCCGGCAATGACCCGTGGTTTAGTGCGAGCTGGGGTGAAATCTATGGATGCCATTGTAAAGACTTTTGAAAGAATTAGGTAGCTGATCTTTTGATAGCTGATTGATTTCTGAAGTAgagatgttggagaaggagagagGAAGACGTATTCAGTGGTTGCGTTACGGGCATTTTCTAATCGTGAGGCAGTAAGGTTTGTGGTTCATGTGATGACGATAGTCTTGAAAGTTTAGCAAACCATTTATGCTCTTAGAGCCTGAACTTCAAGTAGCGCTGCTTGCACGCCGTTGAGTCACACCTAGAAAGAATTAGTAATACCGTGATATAAGTCTGTAGGTTGAGGGAGGGGTTAGATGAAGTTTGAAGCCAAGATACAAAGTCAAGGGCACGTATCACCACGTACAGGGAATATTGTCTCCCAGCGAGCAAAGAAACTTCTGACTCTATCTGGGGTGCTAAATTTGACCGGTGTATGCGCCTACTTACTTATACTAAGTTTATCTAAATCTTTTAAACCTCTGAGATAAAGATCTTAAGTCTTCTTACCTCCCTTAGTTAGTGTACCCCGTGGTCATAATATTAGCCTGATCCACGAAGACAATTGGGAATAGATGCGCTCACTTATCCCAAAGACCATCAGGTCTCTATCACATATGATTCTCAATATACCCAGCAGCAATACCAGCCACAACCTTCATCGCAGCTCCGCTCCTGCAAATCCTGAATCTCCGCCCCCATTGCGGTGGACTGTTGATCTCATTCCATTCCTCCACCTCCTGCACGACGACCGACATCGAGTATATTAGATATCTGGTTTGAGTGCACCGGTGGCATAAAAGAGAATGGCATTGCACAAGGTGGCCTTATTAATTTCCGATCAAACTTTGACGATCATCGCAGGATCGTGGGGTAGACGATCTCCCCCACACGGTGTATAATAAGGAACGGAGAATCGTGGGGTATCTTCCGCTTGGGTCTATTTGCATGCATTCCCGCCTTAGCCCGTTTCAAATTGACGTATCCGCGTATAGGAAAACTGTAAACCTTCCATAACAAGGCTTAATTGAGTATTCGGATAGCTGATGTTACTTCCGCATAGCCAATTTGGGATTTTACATGGATACCATCTATGCCGAGTTGCCGAGCTCGGCATTTGAAGTGGTCGCTCCGGATTCTAATTTTCCCACCTGTCTCCAGCTTAGTTGTACCCAAGTAAGAGAAGTAAAGCCGCCATTCTTCCCTGGTTGAAAGAAGCTTAAGAAGGCGATGGTATTCCCAATGATTTAGTGGTTGATTCTCATGTCAACGTCCTTTAGTTGTTTACAACATGCGCTTCTCAACCATCCTCAGCTCGGTATTGCTTGCAGCGCCTATCCAGGCTGCCAAGCTACTGATATGTTCTGATAGCACCACCGCAAACTATGCCACTGGCAATGCCTTACAGGGGTAAGTAATTCCATCCAAGCAAAGGAACATCTATCCTTACTCATTCATCATGATAGATGGGGCTTTTACATCCAAGACTACACAACCCTGACTGTCTCGAACCTTGCCAAGAATGGTCGCTCCACCAGATCCTTTATCAACGAGGGCCTATGGAGCGACCTGCTGTCAAAGACATCTTCAGGAGATTTCGTGGTTATCGAGATGGGCCACAACGACGACGGGGATCCCACTACATCTGACCGCGCTACCCTTCCAGGCACTGGCGAAGAAACTGTCACCGTCACCACGACCACAGGCAATAAAGAGGTCGTTCACACATTTGGCTGGTATCTGCGCAAGATGATCGCCGacgtcaaggccaagggagCAACGCCTATCATCTCCGGTATGGTTAATCGCAACTACTGGACTGGCAACACGCTGCAGTCGAAGTGGCCGTTTGCGGACTACGCTGAAGCTGTGGCTAAGGCCGCTGGAGTTGATTATATCAACCATACAAAATACTCTGTGGCTT of Fusarium oxysporum Fo47 chromosome I, complete sequence contains these proteins:
- a CDS encoding Rhodanese-like domain-containing protein, translating into MTLTTYFGILKTRPCSHFVFQKVKRVCSSKMASTDAATPWHAAYPPPLNKTPPATTRQAALEMMKDCKNIAGKDYVLIDLRRTDHEGGTIRGSINLPAQSLYPMIETLYTMFKSAGVQKTIWYCSSSRGRGTRAAGWFQDHIDKQGDSHMESAILYEGITGWAKAGGEFVEWMDEYDATVWNSK
- a CDS encoding SGNH hydrolase-type esterase domain-containing protein — translated: MRFSTILSSVLLAAPIQAAKLLICSDSTTANYATGNALQGWGFYIQDYTTLTVSNLAKNGRSTRSFINEGLWSDLLSKTSSGDFVVIEMGHNDDGDPTTSDRATLPGTGEETVTVTTTTGNKEVVHTFGWYLRKMIADVKAKGATPIISGMVNRNYWTGNTLQSKWPFADYAEAVAKAAGVDYINHTKYSVALFQAMGPTKAKTYYPNDNTHTNWDGAKLNTQTFVQAVKYKCGGTSVLKKYLNAAGNAIKSPAQQSC
- a CDS encoding arsenical-resistance protein, yielding MTQEMNNGLSSHEPKPSNTPRTDSSNGGTRQAGQDSEATAASGLGILDRYLAIWIFLAMSIGIILGNFVPETGPALQKGKFVGVSVPIAVGLLVMMYPILCKVRYEWLHELFSHRDMWKQICFSIFINWIIAPFLMLALAWAFLPDKSELRAGLILVGLGRCIAMVLIWNGLAGGNDEYCAILVAVNSILQMVLFAPMAVFFIRIISHESGTIDISYSVVAISVAVFLGIPLGAAVITRITLRKVAGPDWYERTFIRFLAPWSLLGLLYTILVLFASQGRQVVHQIVSVVRVAAPLVVYFVLIFFVTLWVSRLLGFRFSMVVTQSFTAASNNFELAIAVAVATFGPNSDQALASTVGPLIEVPVLVGLVYAVRWMANRWGWK